Proteins encoded in a region of the Myxococcus guangdongensis genome:
- a CDS encoding DUF6311 domain-containing protein translates to MNPEPGGSRVLPWLGALLGVLWFVALGGGRALDPTYLDWLGWGDWTKSILGWWFVRDAPWSFPLGRTPDLMTPLTTTVGFTDSTPWVSLALKPFARWLPQDFQFIGLWLVSCLALQGFMGVKLMALLTPRAAHQLLGAALFVLAPVLVFRFGHDALCAHWMLTALLWMHLTPRPDTGSAWRTLRGALLLNVFAAGIHPYLTVMVFALSTALVVNMAWREKLLTWRQAGLALLGGGLAVSGVFIALGYVGQDVRGTTQGFGVYSADMLALFNPMGWSRALPWLPSRMEQYEGFGYLGTGVLGLALVALLAGSPSVWWSQARAQARAHAPLLIVVGLLALLAFSTTMTFGGVTVLSMRKLAGPLMPLLGMFRASGRFIWPLHYVVLTGILALVVWRWRRHPAIVTFVLSGALLIQIADTEELWAQKRFRPAPWPRLRAAEWEHLDPSYRHVKLFPPSIHGSEMPCVQSTFAPDDYVRWGDLAYRKGMSTNSGYAARFNEQHVQESCAALEAEVAQGRLADDTLYVVDPPKLALFERLGERVTCGTVEGFKVCVATREGRFRDALLTTASRQPMTNNPR, encoded by the coding sequence GTGAACCCCGAGCCTGGAGGGTCCAGGGTCCTCCCGTGGCTCGGCGCGCTCCTGGGCGTGCTCTGGTTCGTCGCGCTGGGCGGTGGGCGCGCGCTGGACCCCACGTATCTGGACTGGTTGGGCTGGGGGGACTGGACGAAGAGCATCCTCGGCTGGTGGTTCGTCCGCGACGCCCCGTGGAGTTTTCCGCTCGGCCGGACGCCGGACCTCATGACACCGCTGACGACGACGGTGGGCTTCACCGACTCGACGCCCTGGGTCTCCCTCGCGCTCAAGCCCTTCGCGCGGTGGCTGCCCCAGGACTTCCAGTTCATCGGGCTGTGGCTGGTGTCGTGTCTCGCGCTCCAGGGCTTCATGGGCGTCAAGCTCATGGCCCTGCTCACGCCCCGGGCCGCTCATCAGCTCCTGGGGGCCGCGCTGTTCGTGCTCGCGCCGGTGCTCGTCTTCCGTTTCGGGCACGACGCGCTCTGCGCGCACTGGATGCTCACCGCGCTGCTGTGGATGCACCTGACGCCCCGCCCGGATACGGGGAGCGCGTGGCGCACGCTGCGAGGCGCGTTGCTCCTCAACGTCTTCGCGGCCGGCATCCACCCGTACTTGACGGTCATGGTCTTCGCGCTCTCGACGGCCCTGGTCGTCAACATGGCGTGGAGGGAGAAGCTCCTCACCTGGCGACAGGCGGGGCTCGCGCTCCTCGGTGGCGGGCTTGCGGTGAGCGGGGTGTTCATCGCGCTCGGGTATGTGGGGCAGGACGTCCGCGGAACGACCCAGGGCTTCGGTGTCTACAGCGCGGACATGCTCGCGCTCTTCAATCCCATGGGGTGGTCCCGGGCCTTGCCCTGGCTGCCTTCGCGAATGGAGCAATACGAGGGCTTCGGCTATCTGGGCACGGGCGTGCTCGGGCTCGCGCTCGTCGCGCTGCTGGCGGGCAGCCCCTCTGTCTGGTGGTCCCAGGCTCGCGCCCAGGCGAGGGCCCATGCCCCGCTCCTCATCGTCGTGGGACTGCTGGCGTTGCTCGCGTTCTCGACGACCATGACCTTCGGTGGCGTCACCGTTCTCTCGATGCGCAAGCTGGCCGGGCCGCTCATGCCCCTCCTGGGGATGTTCCGCGCGTCCGGGCGCTTCATCTGGCCCCTGCACTACGTCGTGCTCACGGGCATCCTGGCCCTCGTCGTCTGGCGCTGGCGGAGACACCCCGCCATCGTCACGTTCGTGCTGTCGGGCGCGCTGCTCATCCAGATCGCCGACACCGAGGAACTCTGGGCGCAGAAGCGGTTTCGTCCAGCGCCCTGGCCCCGGCTCCGTGCGGCGGAGTGGGAACATCTGGACCCATCCTATCGCCACGTGAAGCTGTTCCCGCCGTCCATCCATGGCTCGGAGATGCCGTGCGTGCAGAGCACCTTCGCCCCCGACGATTACGTGCGATGGGGCGACCTCGCCTACCGCAAGGGGATGTCGACGAACAGCGGCTATGCCGCGCGCTTCAACGAGCAGCATGTCCAGGAGTCCTGCGCCGCGCTCGAGGCCGAGGTCGCCCAGGGGCGGCTCGCGGACGACACACTCTACGTCGTCGACCCGCCGAAGCTCGCGCTCTTCGAGCGGCTGGGCGAGCGCGTCACCTGCGGCACCGTGGAGGGGTTCAAGGTCTGTGTGGCGACACGGGAGGGTCGTTTCAGGGATGCACTGCTGACGACCGCCTCTCGCCAGCCCATGACGAACAATCCCCGCTGA
- a CDS encoding DUF6311 domain-containing protein: MGTNTRSPGIAASPERALTRLLPWAGALLGVLWFIALGGARALDPTYLEWLGWGDWAQHVLGWWFFREAPWGFPLGRTPGYMAPLTTTVGFTDSNPWISLVLKPFAGGLPQDFQFIGLWLASCLALQGFMGVKLMALFTPRALHQLLGAALFVLAPVLVFRFEHDTLCAHWMLTALLWLHLRPRPDSRSAWRTLRGALLINVLAAGVHPYLMVMVFALSTALLVNVTWRERLLTRRQAGLAFLGGTVMLAGLFFAFGYVGQGVRGAAHGFGAYSADMLSLINPMAWSRVLPALPTRKDQYEGFGYLGTGVLVLIAFLGSPAVWWPEVRAWARAHAPLLVAVGLLTLLAFSTTLTFGGVILLSVRKLTDVFMPVLGMFRSSGRFIWPLHYLVLTGILALVVWRWRERPAVLTGILLGAVAIQVVDTEELWTQRRFRPAPWLRLGAPEWAQLDSFYRHVVLYPPYIHDSKLPCTENTFARDDYVRWGDLAYRKGLSTNSGYVARINERHVEQSCEALVADVAQGRLSVDTLYVVDTPKLALFQGLGEQVTCGTVDGFNVCVAARDGRFREELLKTATRTPMPSTMDLRP; encoded by the coding sequence GTGGGTACCAACACACGCAGCCCTGGCATCGCAGCGAGCCCCGAGCGGGCGCTGACGCGACTTCTCCCCTGGGCCGGGGCGCTTCTGGGGGTGCTCTGGTTCATCGCGCTGGGCGGCGCGCGGGCGCTGGACCCCACGTACCTGGAGTGGTTGGGGTGGGGAGACTGGGCGCAGCACGTGCTCGGCTGGTGGTTCTTCCGCGAGGCCCCCTGGGGGTTCCCCCTTGGCCGGACGCCCGGCTACATGGCGCCGCTCACGACGACGGTGGGGTTCACGGATTCGAACCCGTGGATCTCCCTGGTGCTCAAGCCCTTCGCGGGCGGGCTGCCCCAGGACTTCCAGTTCATCGGCCTGTGGTTGGCGTCGTGCCTCGCGCTCCAGGGCTTCATGGGCGTGAAGCTCATGGCGCTGTTCACGCCTCGAGCCTTGCATCAGCTGCTGGGGGCCGCGCTGTTCGTGCTCGCGCCCGTGCTCGTGTTCCGCTTCGAGCACGACACGCTCTGCGCGCACTGGATGCTCACGGCCTTGCTGTGGCTGCACCTGCGTCCGCGTCCGGACTCGCGAAGCGCGTGGCGGACGTTGCGCGGCGCCCTGCTCATCAACGTGCTCGCGGCCGGCGTCCATCCGTACTTGATGGTCATGGTCTTCGCGCTCTCGACGGCCCTGCTCGTCAACGTGACGTGGCGGGAGCGGTTGCTCACGCGGCGACAGGCGGGGCTCGCGTTCCTGGGTGGCACGGTCATGCTCGCGGGGCTCTTCTTCGCGTTCGGGTACGTGGGCCAGGGCGTGCGAGGCGCGGCGCATGGCTTCGGTGCCTACAGCGCGGACATGCTCTCGCTGATCAACCCCATGGCGTGGTCACGGGTGTTGCCGGCGCTTCCGACGCGGAAGGACCAGTACGAAGGCTTCGGCTATCTCGGCACCGGCGTGCTCGTGCTCATCGCGTTCCTGGGGAGCCCCGCGGTCTGGTGGCCCGAGGTTCGAGCGTGGGCCCGGGCCCATGCGCCGCTCCTGGTCGCGGTGGGCCTGCTCACGCTGCTCGCGTTCTCGACGACGCTGACCTTCGGTGGCGTCATCCTGCTGTCGGTGCGCAAGCTGACCGACGTGTTCATGCCCGTGCTGGGGATGTTCCGCTCCTCGGGGCGGTTCATCTGGCCGCTCCATTACCTGGTGCTCACCGGCATCCTGGCGCTCGTCGTCTGGCGCTGGCGTGAGCGTCCCGCGGTTCTCACGGGCATCCTGCTGGGCGCGGTGGCCATCCAGGTGGTCGACACCGAGGAACTCTGGACCCAGCGACGGTTTCGTCCGGCGCCGTGGCTCCGGCTCGGTGCGCCGGAGTGGGCCCAGTTGGATTCGTTCTACCGGCACGTGGTGCTGTATCCGCCGTACATCCATGACTCGAAGCTACCGTGCACCGAGAACACGTTCGCCCGTGATGACTATGTGCGCTGGGGGGACCTCGCGTATCGCAAGGGCCTGTCGACGAACAGTGGCTATGTGGCTCGCATCAACGAGCGACATGTCGAGCAGAGCTGCGAGGCGCTCGTGGCCGATGTCGCGCAGGGCCGGCTCTCCGTGGACACGCTCTATGTCGTCGATACTCCGAAGCTGGCTTTGTTCCAGGGCTTGGGCGAACAGGTCACCTGCGGCACGGTGGATGGATTCAATGTCTGCGTCGCCGCACGTGACGGTCGGTTCCGGGAGGAGCTCTTGAAGACCGCAACCCGCACTCCCATGCCCTCCACGATGGACCTTCGCCCCTGA